The following are from one region of the Quercus robur chromosome 1, dhQueRobu3.1, whole genome shotgun sequence genome:
- the LOC126712911 gene encoding uncharacterized protein LOC126712911: MSSPKADEVLFAYIAVAPHAVSLVLIRVDNGVQRPVYYVSKSLHKAEVRYLPLEKAILAVVHATRKFPHYFQAHTVVVLNQLPLKSVLRSTDYIGRIAMWSTLLGAFDIKYMPRTSVKGQVLADLIAEFAKPPVEEVAEEENMDGKSVGTISAQGASRWKVYVDGAANQRGSGVGLVLISPKKITIENSLRLGSLATNNEAEYEALLQEMTMVQKMGEKAIKVFSDSRLVVGQVKGEVEAKDVRMQEHLDQVKRLQSDFEFFNLMHISRSGNTHADSLATLATSSEQDLSQIILVEDLCKADVIKKDMARIHQVRVSPSLMDPIVSFLKDDVLPEEKSKAKKVRRKAPRFWLSRDHKLYKRSYSGPYLLYVHLEASEMLLEELHEGICGSHIGRRSLVHRALTQRY; the protein is encoded by the coding sequence atgtctagccctAAGGCCGACGAAGTTTTGTTTGCCTACATAGCGGTAGCCCCTCACGCTGTGAGCTTAGTGTTAATACGAGTTGACAACGGCGTACAGCGGCCAGTTTACTATGTAAGTAAATCATTACATAAGGCCGAGGTGCGTTACTTACCATTGGAGAAGGCAATTCTCGCAGTAGTGCATGCCACACGAAAATTCCCCCACTATTTCCAAGCACACACTGTCGTTGTCTTGAATCAACTTCCCCTCAAGTCGGTGCTCCGGAGCACCGATTACATAGGAAGAATTGCCATGTGGAGCACGCTCCTAGGGGCTTTCGATATTAAATACATGCCTCGGACCTCTGTCAAGGGCCAAGTTCTCGCTGATTTAATAGCCGAATTTGCTAAACCCCCGGTAGAAGAAGTAGCAGAGGAggaaaacatggatggaaaatcggttggcacaatCTCTGCACAAGGAGCCTCACGGTGGAAAGTCTACGTTGATGGCGCCGCAAACCAAAGGGGATCAGGGGTAGGGCTAGTTCTAATATCCCCTAAGAAGATTACCATTGAAAATTCATTAAGGCTCGGGTCCTTGGCTacaaacaatgaagccgagtatgaggctttGTTGCAAGAAATGACCATGGTGCAAAAAATGGGGGAAAAGGCAATAAAAGTGTTCTCGGATTCCAGACTGGTTGTAGGCCAGGTGAAGGGCGAGGTAGAGGCCAAGGATGTGAGAATGCAGGAACATCTCGATCAAGTCAAACGCTTGCAATCAgactttgaatttttcaactTGATGCATATCTCTAGAAGCGGGAACACACATGCGGATTCATTGGCCACTCTCGCCACATCCTCGGAACAGGATCTATCTCAAATCATCCTTGTCGAGGATTTATGCAAGGCAGATGTAATCAAAAAGGATATGGCCCGAATCCATCAGGTCAGAGTGAGTCCGAGCTTGATGGATCCCATAGTGAGTTTTCTCAAAGATGATGTATTGCCCGAGGAGAAATCGAAAGCCAAGAAAGTACGAAGAAAAGCtcctcgattctggttgtcAAGGGATCACAAACTATACAAGCGCTCCTATTCTGGGCCATATTTATTATACGTACACCTAGAAGCATCAGAGATGTTACTCGAAGAActgcatgaaggaatttgtgggagCCACATAGGAAGAAGATCGCTAGTACACAGAGCCCTCACTCAAAGATACTGA
- the LOC126691457 gene encoding uncharacterized protein LOC126691457, producing MSCLRLSKSLFKFRSDEVYERNQPRFEVYFYNNNKNNEFQQHCMSKSLLRNTTRTHVSFSNKNNNNNNHFLDNDLIEEEEEEEEDRKLVHCEVEVISWRERRIKAQISIHARIQSVWNALTDYERLADYIPNLVSSGRIACPHPERIWLEQRGLQRALYWHIEARVVLDLQEFPISANHRELHFSMVDGDFKKFEGKWSLNSGTTRSSSTILSYEVNVIPRFNFPAIFLERIIRSDLPVNLKALACRAEKNFKGIQRIALTGNSFVGKSTGGVSSFHKSFDGALCEMGKLSLGEFKERFAGSNFGPLSPSSSELNSNWGIFGKVCRLDRPCMVDEVHLRRFDGLLENGGVHRCVVASITVKAPVHKVWSVLTAYESLPEIVPNLAISKILSRENNKVRILQEGCKGLLYMVLHARVVLDLCEHLEQEVSFEQVEGDFDSFQGKWLLEQLGNHHTLLKYTVESKMRKDTFLSEAIMEEVIYEDLPSNLCAIRDYVERREVAHSLESCDQNRYSEERSASSSIDIVGDCSSITTEQVSDLNGEGSFRQRPRVPGLQRDIDVLKAELHKFISEHGQEGFMPMRKQLRLHGRVDIEKAITRMGGFRRIASLMNLSLAYKHRKPKGYWDNLENLQEEVNSSLNKISRFQRSWGMDPSFMPSRKTFERAGRYDIARALEKWGGLHEVSRLLSLKVRHPNRQGNPSKDIKIDYITSTDAGGESKTPSKPYISLDTQKWLKKLKTFGHQLG from the exons ATGAGCTGCCTGAGGTTGAGCAAAAGCTTGTTCAAGTTTAGAAGTGACGAAGTCTATGAAAGAAATCAACCCAGATTTGAAGTTtatttctataataataataaaaataatgaatttcaaCAACACTGCATGTCTAAATCCCTTCTCAGAAACACAACCAGAACCCATGTctcattttcaaacaaaaacaacaacaacaacaaccacttTCTTGATAATGAtttaatagaagaagaagaagaagaagaagaagatagaaaatTAGTTCATTGTGAGGTGGAAGTAATATCGTGGAGGGAACGCAGAATCAAGGCCCAAATATCCATTCATGCTCGCATCCAATCTGTTTGGAACGCTCTCACTGATTACGAGCGCCTTGCCGATTACATTCCCAATCTTGTTTCCAG TGGGAGAATAGCTTGCCCTCATCCTGAGCGGATATGGTTGGAGCAAAGAGGCTTGCAACGGGCACTCTATTGGCATATTGAAGCACGTGTCGTTTTGGATCTTCAAGAATTTCCCATTTCT GCTAATCATCGTGAGCTCCACTTTTCCATGGTTGATGGAGATTTTAAGAAGTTTGAAGGCAAATGGTCCTTAAATTCTGGGACAACAAG GTCTTCATCAACAATTTTATCATATGAAGTTAATGTGATACCAAGATTCAATTTCCCCGCCATTTTCTTGGAGAGAATTATCAGATCAGATCTTCCTGTAAATCTTAAAGCATTGGCTTGTAGAgctgaaaaaaatttcaaagggATACAGAGAATAGCACTCACAGGGAATTCCTTTGTTGGAAAATCCACGGGTGGTGTTAGTTCATTCCACAAGAGCTTTGATGGCGCCTTGTGTGAGATGGGTAAATTGTCACTTGGAGAGTTTAAAGAGAGATTTGCTGGATCTAATTTTGGTCCCCTGTCTCCATCTTCTAGTGAGTTGAACAGTAACTggggtatttttggaaaagtttgTAGACTTGATAGACCTTGCATGGTGGATGAAGTTCATCTTCGTAGATTTGATGGTCTATTG GAAAACGGAGGCGTTCATCGTTGTGTTGTTGCAAGCATCACAGTAAAAGCTCCTGTTCACAAAGTTTGGAGTGTTTTAACTGCTTATGAAAGTCTTCCTGA AATAGTTCCAAATTTAGCCATCAGCAAAATACTGTCACGTGAAAACAACAAGGTCCGCATTCTTCAG GAAGGATGCAAGGGCCTACTTTATATGGTACTTCATGCACGGGTTGTGCTAGACTTGTGCGAACATCTTGAACAGGAGGTTAGCTTTGAACAGGTTGAAGGGGACTTTGACTCATTTCAAGGTAAATGGCTTCTTGAGCAACTAGGAAATCATCACACACTGTTAAAGTACACTGTGGAGTCAAAAATGCGCAAGGATACCTTTCTTTCTGAAGCTATTATGGAGGAG GTTATATATGAAGATCTCCCATCAAATTTATGTGCAATTCGAGACTATGTTGAAAGAAGGGAAGTAGCTCACTCACTGGAATCATGTGACCAAAATAGATATTCAGAGGAACGAAGTGCTTCATCTAGCATTGATATAGTTGGTGATTGTAGTAGTATAACAACTGAGCAGGTCTCTGATTTAAATGGTGAAGGTTCATTTAGACAAAGGCCCAGGGTCCCAGGCCTACAAAGGGATATAGACGTTCTTAAAGCTGAGCTCCATAAATTTATTTCAGAACATGGGCAGGAAGGATTTATGCCCATGAGAAAGCAGCTTCGTTTGCATGGAAGGGTAGACATTGAGAAGGCAATCACACGCATGGGTGGATTTAGAAGGATTGCCTCACTGATGAATCTTTCTCTTGCATACAAACACCGGAAACCAAAGGGATACTGGGACAACCTTGAAAATCTGCAGGAAGAG GTAAATAGCTCTCTGAATAAG ATAAGTCGGTTCCAGAGAAGCTGGGGAATGGACCCTTCATTCATGCCCAGTAGAAAGACATTTGAGCGTGCAG GGCGCTATGACATTGCACGAGCATTGGAAAAATGGGGGGGCCTCCATGAAGTTTCACGTCTTCTCTCACTCAAGGTCAGGCACCCCAATAGGCAAGGGAATCCTTCCAAAGatataaaaattgattatataACATCAACTGATGCAGGGGGAGAAAGTAAGACACCATCAAAACCCTATATTTCTTTAGATACGCAAAAGTGGCTCAAAAAGCTAAAAACATTTGGACATCAATTGGGTTGA
- the LOC126712929 gene encoding uncharacterized protein LOC126712929, whose translation MQREIDDLKKRLRHAQQRRSPSSSDISSNKEEDVSYEWRSRTPPSETFSYEKEQRHERRHKSPSSKGLGNDTMNKALDQISISPFTHRIEGARLPRRFHQPTFTIYNSRTDPVEHVSQFNQRMAIHSQNEAMMCKVFPSNLGPVAMRWFNNLKTNSIDSYKQLTQVFCSRFIMNSRVPRPLSSLLSLSMHEGETLKAYSDRYWEIYNEMDGNYDDVAINMFKSGLPTEHCLRKSLTGKLVTSVRQLMDRIDKYKRVEEDQLQGKGKEKIIPHKGNDYRPE comes from the coding sequence atgcagcgagagatagacgACCTGAAAAAGAGATTGCGCCATGCACAGCAAAGGCGGTCCCCTTCCAGCTCCGACATATCCTCTAATAAGGAAGAGGATGTCAGTTACGAGTGGAGATCAAGAActcccccaagtgaaaccttctcTTATGAAAAAGAGCAGCGTCATGAACGGAGACATAAGAGCCCATCTAGTAAGGGTCTGGGTAATGATACCATGAACAAAGCTCTGGATCAGATCTCCATATCACCTTTCACGCACAGGATAGAAGGGGCTAGACTACCACGACGTTTCCACCAACCTACGTTTACCATTTACAATAGCCGAACAGACcctgtggagcatgtgagccaatTTAACCAAAGAATGGCTATCCATTCTCAAAATGAGGCGATGATGTGCAAAGTTTTTCCGTCCAATCTGGGACcagtggcgatgaggtggttcaacaacTTAAAGACGAACTCCATAGATTCCTATAAACAACTCACCCAAGTTTTTTGCTCTCGTTTTATTATGAAcagtagggttcctcggcctcTGAGTTCGTTGTTATCATTATCCATGCATGAAGGAGAAACTTTAAAAGCCtattcggataggtattgggaaaTATACAACGAGATGGATGGTAACTACGACGATGTCGCCATCAACATGTTTAAAAGTGGTCTCCCCACTGAGCATTGTTTAAGGAAGTCCCTAACTGGAAAACTTGTTACCAGCGTTCGTCAACTTATGGACAGGATTGACAAATATAAAAGGGTGGAAGAGGACCAACTacaagggaaaggaaaggagaagatcatcCCTCACAAGGGGAATGATTACAGGCCAGAATGA
- the LOC126712918 gene encoding uncharacterized protein LOC126712918 has protein sequence MQAVNSIFREPVQQVLEKVKNEPFFKWPNKMAGDSSKHNQSLYCQYHQDHGHTTKDCRNLWNHLDQLVREGKLRHLLHPSNGHLGQAIQEPQKDISLRPPMGTIHIILAIPGRTGYFPSRIMSVARLSAEDNDRESKRSKKESSPVLGFSDEDKIRTIQPLNDALVVTLRIGRFDVKRVLVDQDSSVEVMYPDLYKGLNLKP, from the coding sequence ATGCAAGCGGTTAATTCCATATTCAGAGAGCCGGTGCAACAGGTTTTGGAGAAAGTCAAGAACGAGCCTTTCTTCAAGTGGCCGAATAAAATGGCCGGAGACTCCTCAAAACACAACCAGAGTCTGTATTGTCAGTACCACCAAGATCACGGACATACCACCAAagattgcaggaatctatggaacCACCTggatcagttggtccgagaaggaaaatTGCGGCACCTCTTACACCCTTCCAACGGTCATCTGGGTCAGGCAATCCAAGAACCTCAGAAAGATATATCTTTAAGACCTCCCATGGGTACGATACACATCATCCTCGCCATTCCAGGGAGAACCGGCTATTTTCCCTCTAGGATAATGTCTGTGGCTCGGCTCTCCGCTGAGGACAATGATAGGGAGTCCAAAAGGTCTAAGAAAGAGAGCTCACCTGTGTTGGGATTCTCAGATGAAGATAAGATTAGAACCATACAACCTCTCAACGATGCTTTGGTAGTGACACTTAGGATTGGAAGGTTTGACGTGAAGAGAGTACTGGTAGACCAGGACAGTTCtgtggaagtaatgtaccctgatctgtacaaggggctgaacctaAAGCCCTAG